DNA from Toxoplasma gondii ME49 chromosome X, whole genome shotgun sequence:
GCGAAACTCAGCGTTCCGACGGAAGCGATGTTGGCAGTGAGCCGTACCGGGGAAACATCTGTTGACGGAACCGAGATAACACATGCCTCTGTTGCCGATTGTTTCCCGAAAAAAGGGGAAATTtgggcgtctctgctttctgttttATTATAAGGTTCCTGCAAGGGGGGTTGGCACGAAGTGCCTCACGATGAGCGACGCTCGACCTGGAGAGGTTCTAGGAGTCGGGATGCAAAGCtgcgcagacgaagaggattCTCGCGTACCAGGCGCATGTCCTTTCACATCCgacttcgcttctcgccacACGCTTTTTCATTCACGTGTATTACCGAAACTAGAACACTCACGAAGGTTTCCAAGGCGCACAAATATTTGCAAACTCGTGGAAAAAATAGGGGTACAGGAGGACGCATCAGCAAGCGGGGGAGGGCGCTATGAAGTGACCGAAGCCATCGTGGCGCAGATGTACAGCAGCAGCTTCTTTTGACAGAAAGTGAGCATTCTTCCCAACCTGTCATGTATTTAGCTTGTAAGGGACATTTCCTTTCAATTGGCATACTAAGATATAAAAGCGAACCCCTGGGCTGCAACGCAGTTGAAACGAAGTGATAATCGAAGCTCGTGAGGCGCGTCGCGGACGAAggtttctgcttcgtcaAGTGCATTTTCACCAATCCTTGCATTAAACGTCCTCCTGGTAACATCATTTCAACACGCACCCGCAAAGACTCTAGATAAGACCTCGTCCTGAAGGCAAACAACCTGTGTCTGCGGTGACGGGGGGAGGTCACATGGCGCTCGGTAAACGATTCCTATCGAGGGCCAGACAAGCTGGGGCTGGCAGGTACTAAACGAGGTGAAGTTCGGCCCCAAAAGGGGGCTCAAGATCATCACTTTATACTGTTGCCGTGACAGCTCTGTGTCAATCAGATTGGCACAGAGCATGGAGGGGACACTAATCTGTCACGAAACGCACCCGTAAAGCCGCACACAGGATTCTTTGTCTGACTGCATGTTGATTCCGGGTTTTCCACGCATGTTCGTCATTCGCACTAGGGAATCTCGGCGCCTATGCTGTTCACACTCGTGTTCGAACACTCACGCACCCTTCGTtggtctttttttctgcatggcGTGTATCGTCATTGCTTTTGGTGCCTCCAGACACCGTGGGTCGGTCTACCTAGTGATTGTTCCGGCTAACAGGACCTCGCACCCTCTACATTTCGGACAGGTCTAGTAGGACCCCATTCAAAGGGCAGGCCTGCAcgtgaagcagagaggactAAGAACTACGTAGCCATCTGGCTATTTTGTGAGGCAGCAGGGTTGCAAGACTCCGACGCCGACTTCTCCGATTTAGCCCTGTCTGCATAATGCATGGACTACACACAGTTGCTTTCAAGGGATCAACTGAAAGATTTGTGTTGATTGCCTTTGCGACATAGATCTTCTTGAGTTCGCTGGACCAGACTCCATGTTCTCTTGGCGTCACTGGCCACAAATTTAAATTTTTTTTAATCAGTGCGGCAATCAAGGTCTCCTTCCTGCATAAGAAGGCATCGGCAGTAAGGCAGAGAACTGCGCATGAATATTTTCAGAAACTTGATGAAGAGCTCAAACATATCGCCTTTGTAGAGTCACTGTGCGGAGCGAATGGGCAACGATGGCACAGTAGAGTCTCTCTACTTTTGTACACTTGTGAAGACTCGCTGGCCTGTAGAAAGGAGGGGGCATGCTTGAGCTCCAAGCGGGAAAGTGAAAACATGCACAAGTGCCTGGAACAGGCAGTGCTTTCTGGGTAGATCGATAGAGTGGGTAGAAGGCCCGGCAACGACtacagaggaaaaacgtTTGGTCTCTACTGGCCACACGCTAAAATAATGCTTTGATTTTCGCGAGAATCGTCTCCGCCTTAGGAATCTGAGTCATATCCTTCGCACTCGCGAACTGGCTGGCGTAGTTTTGGGCCAGCATGGTCGACTACGCATGAAAGCTCCTTCAGATAATAGAGGCGTGAAGTATACTGATTTGTGGTATTCAGTTGGGTCTGTTTCTACAATAATTATCTTGAATATGCTGTGCTAACTCAAATACAACTTGGATCCGCTATTCAACGACATTCACGGTCTAcaccagtagtccaactcgtagcATACACTATTCAGAAACAGCTTGTAAATAGTCATATTTCGAGATAATCACAACCAGTCTGATGCAACCGCGTATCATCGGACAgatttctctgttctccggGCATTATGCGATAGCGTCACGCCTGTCTTGTGAGGTGAGGTGCTCTTTTGGTCTTACCTTTTGtcccctcctcttctcccacTTCTCTTGTGCAACTGAACTGCCATGTCTTCTGTTTGCATCCGGCAGAACAATGTTCTTTCCACAACTGTGTTACCACAAGTCTTTGTGGCGGTGGGCGTCTGCCTTGCACGCTGATGGACGCGAACCATACATGGTAGCTGTAGCCCACACGcccctttttttcttgaTGTAGCTATTCTGCAGTAACGAACGGTGACTGTGCCATGATAAAGCAGCATATAATTGTACTCATCTCTCCAGGAATCTATCGATCCACCTGAGAGGCATCTTCTCTACTGCGACCAACCAACTGCCAGTGTTCGGTGTGCCACACTGGCTTAAGGATGACCGTCACAGGAATGGCTgcgctctcctcctcccaTCGTCCTTtgcacagacgaagagatgTAAAAAAACTCTCTAATTTCTTCGGTGGTGTCTTGCTCAGAAGAACCAGATACGTGTACGGTGCCACCTTTCCGCGGCATGCAGCATGCCCGTCCGTAGTGCTGATCGCAGCAACTCGGCTCGCGACGCTGGCTGTTCTTGAGTgtaggaagcagagacacgctGAACCTCGACAAAAATTGCGGTAGACATCGTGTTAGCAGGTTAGTGTGTATCTATCAATTCTAGAGTTTGTTCTTCgtgttgttctctcttcattAACACCCAGGGAAACTGCTAGCTCAACAGCCGGTCTGTTCCGGTTCGAGAGGAAAAGCTGAGGATTTTCGTGCTCTGTGACTCGTTTCTCTATCCTGTCCTGTAGCGTGTGCGGAGCGCGCTTGTTGCTTAGATATCGTCGCTTTTTCCATCGCTTGCACTTCTTTTGAAAGAAAGCAGTTCGTTCCGTGTCTGAGGAGCTTTCGCTTCAACGCAGCTCTAAAGTATCGCCCGTGTTGTCTCCTCACTTTTGCCGGGTGCTGTTATCTGCGGCGGCCCCATTTTGCGAGCGGATGCCCCGATCCCTCTTCCTGTCAGACTGCCCATCGCCATGCTCACCTTATGCTACTGAAGTATTATTGCGTATTTCCGTGCCAGAGGCTTCCTTCGCTATTATCATCGGGAATGGGATGCGCTGCGTCTAGCCCGTGACACGACCGGTTCATCTCGCGACGATTTGTGTATGCGACCACTCGGCGCCACACGCCCTACTATGGCGTTTCCGCCAGGAATGAGCACTATCAATACGTTCTTTTGTGCCCTATTTTCTCCGTCCACTGCCGGTGCGCCACATTATGAGCATCGGATCAAAATGCGGCCGAAGCATGGTTATATTTGACTCACGCAAATTTCAACGTAACTGAAAGAAGCATGAAACTTCTGTTCCTTCCCCCACTTCCCCAAATTCGACATCTTTTGAAAAGGGACCTAATACCGGACAGTACTCTCTGTATCAGGTGTGCGGGCAGAATGCGTAGTCGCTGCATCCTTTCCAGGTCAGGAAAGTTCGTTTTGCATTCGCACTTCTCCCCGTTCCGTGGCGTCACGCGTCTTCGTTAGCTTCTCTTTTCCAACACCGAGAACTCGGACTTTTACGGTGAAGTAGGCGAAAGAGCCGCCTTACCCTGGGCGCCTGCTCGTCCCCTGCTTCCACTGGTGGCTCTGCTAAAGAGCCCCGTGCCTGTACACCGTGGCACCGCCTCTCAGCCTTGAGGTCAACCGATAACGAGGCGAGACCTCGCTTTGCgttgctctttcttccctgtttACTTGATTGCGTCTTCTAGTGGGAATCCAGGTGATACACGTTGCgtgttgtctctgtcgtcgTCATCCGACATCTTTCTCGCTACGCCAGGACAGCTGGTCTGGTGTTCCCTGCCGGCGTCTTCATTTCTTGGGCCAGAGGCCTTGCCGAAGTGAAAATGGCGGGCCTCGCACTTCTACGGTCCACAACAGACACTCTACGGCGAGCAGCGCGATATACTGCCGATGTAAGTGTGCCAAGGAACGAAGATCTTTTGCATAGCGCCACTTACGCCAACTCAGATGCTAGTATAATCAATCCTACAGGGAATAATCGTCTCCGAGACAGGCTAACTCGAAAGAACATCGACATCAACATCACTGAAATGCATACCTACAGATATAAATGGACTTCAACCAAATCCCTTGCCgttaatatatatatatatatatgtatatatatatatatatatatgtaatcAACTGCTCCCCTACACCACAGACGGGGAGATTAAAATGAAGAGCGACGACCGCATTGCTTGTTTTGGTCTGGTGTCTTGTCAGTCAGTGAACAACATCCTTCTGGGGACGGAGCAAGATGCGGTAGTTAACAGAGACCCTATTATGGAAGTTGTTGCGCAAAACCCTCAGGAGGCCATCCGATTCATCAAGTAGGTCAATCTTATTTTCCGCTGAACTAGGTCTGACAAACACGCGTAGCTTTTCAGCGTTTCTTTCGTTCGATTACCCCTTCCTACATTTGGCGAAAGTTATCAGTCTGGAGGCGATAGCGACGACCGCTgcttcgcgtttccttctgcgtGGAATGactgcagcgaagagagcagactgttagagagaagacagaaccTCTTTTTCATAGTAAAACTGTGAAGTTACACCGCCGACACATGGAATGGGATGTGTTTCGATATACTCTCCACAGTGTGTCAAGCTggctgtttcctttctttgtctgtttccttctaCACACGCGTACTgctcgctgtttcttttcgtgGCCGCGTGTCTGAATCATCGTGCTTGCTACCCTCACCTGACCTCCGTTCCACCCTCTCCCATCTTTATCGGCACTACGAGCCAGCATTCCCTCATGCAAAGACCGCTTTTAAATTCCAGTGAGTGGACGGTgccctcgttcttctcgcttgcgCTTCTTTACTGAGAATAGTTCTGCAGTGCTTTCCGACGACATCCGCCTGCCTCTTCCGTGGAACAGAAACACAAATGCCCAAGCCTCGAAGGGGAAACTGGCGGGTCTTCTTATCTCGTGTTCAGCCTCGTTGGAGGCAATGCATTTGTACCTTACGGAGGGTCGCGTGGTTCCCTCTCTGCCTGATTTCCCCTGCAGACTGGTCATGTTATTCGGGGCGACAACTGGCGTTCTGGTTTCCGTTCCGTGCGTCGTTTATTTAAGTCTTTACTGGGACGAGTGCAGATGCAACAAGCCACTGCAGTGGTAGGTTTTCTCAGGCTGCACATGTACTTCGCAGCTTCCTTCCACCGTACCGGAGAGCGCTAAAGGCGTTTCCCGTTCCTCGTGAGTCAGGAGGTCTGTTCCCAGAGAAGACGGGCGAGACCACAGAGCTGTctgcagcggagagagagtcgagacaCCGAGTTCGAGGACCGGTGGGGTCCCTTTTCTGCTGAGTTTTCCGACTTCGCAGCTTTTGATACAGAATATTTTGGCTGACGCTTTGTGTGCGTCTGTTCGTTTCTTGTGCTTTCTGCATCTTGAATGCCTCTGTCGATGTGTG
Protein-coding regions in this window:
- a CDS encoding hypothetical protein (encoded by transcript TGME49_236635), which translates into the protein MLLYHGTVTVRYCRIATSRKKGACGLQLPCMVRVHQRARQTPTATKTCGNTVVERTLFCRMQTEDMAVQLHKRSGRRGGDKRKETLIAALIKKNLNLWPVTPREHGVWSSELKKIYVAKAINTNLSVDPLKATVCSPCIMQTGLNRRSRRRSLATLLPHKIARWLRSS